tcgaaagattgacatcctcttcgatcccgcagaaatctttaccaaagaaacaacctgaactaaactaaacacacaaaacgtAACTTAACTAAAAACAAACCCACCATAAGGGTACTTAATGTTatattatgaataatacaacaataaaattcatgcggaaaaaccataaagccataatctaaattaattgccacatagtcaattagcataatttaggtgacatacaatgtgatgcgtgccttccctagctgctcccgaaccgaacaagaacaagtctttagatcCCAAATGTTgctcctccgtagaaagtccacagcaagtttggatccgccttaggttcaaccaactaggattttatttaatgttttatgtattcggtgaggcttgtattatgttctcccttgaacacaatgggaataaataatatgttttcaattcaattgatgtgtataattatgaggccCTAGCcctatatttatagtgtaggaaataaggaatttgagttttactaggaatagaattaccaaacctataaggattgaaattcttattcaattagaattgcaactataattaaactcttaattatttgaattctagtAAAACTAGAAATTTAACTAATCAGATATTTGTTGGAGTCCAAGACGAACAACCCCATGCACCCACAAGGGCCCACGTGGGTTGCACGAGTTGCCTCGGCCCACGGCGCTGCGGCCCACGCCTCGCAGGCCTCGCAGCTGCTGCACGCGAGCTAGGCGCAACCCatgtgctgctgccttgccgcaggcttggcgcggcccatgagctgctgccttgctagCAGCTTGGAGCGGCCCATGGGGGtgctgccttgcttgtagcTTGGCGCGGCCTCATGGTTGCGGCCTTGCTCACAGGGTGCGGCCTCATGGCTGATTGGCTGCCTTTGCTCGTCGAGCGATGAGTTCGATTCCTTTTTCGATTcctgaattcatttccgtttcgaacaaatatttacgtttccgttaatattttcgattccggaaataatttccttttcggacaatatttccgattccggtaatatttccgttttcggcaatatttccgattccgacaatatttctatttccgataatattttccgattccgataatatttccgtttccggcaatatttccgattccggcaatatttctatttccaataatattttccgatacgagccatgttttcgtttccggcaacatctacgtcttggataatatttttatttccatcatgaaccatatttccgtttccggcaatatcatcatttccggagtattctttattctgccttttgacgatttcagctcccattggaaccgagatccgtcgtttccgaatgttcataatggagtacttaatgaataatatattcacttaaatacttgatccattcacgtacAATTGGTGTGACCCTaggggtttagtcaagagtaagttgtggattaatattacggttttttcatgaaatgcccccgaggtttgccaaaatgcaccaaataccctcgcgccttttgaatcacataatatacccctatttttccctaagtttgcaccaaatacccctaaaccgatcttccgttagtcctccgttaaatcatgtttataattcaccaaatacacctaaTTATAAACctattgcacaatatacacctattattaaacttatttgcaccaactacccaaactgcttttaaattgcagaatttaattctaacgactagtttgcatttctaattttcctagcaatgaagtagagcagtttgtaacaaatttccagcaataaacCGGGATTATATTCCATAAAAAGCTGATTAATTTGCATAGTAGCTTTACAAAAACTTGAAAACCTTGAAGTTCTCGTACTCCACAATCATTTTCTTAGCATCAGTAACAAAATAAGGTGAAATTATAACCACGGTCAAACTGCATCCTTTCAACAACATAGAGACCGTTCTCATCACTTTTTCCTTCTTCAAGAGTCGCAACACCTTTTCTTCCAACTTTGCTCATTGCTTCAGCAATCATACTCCCCACTTCACGGTTGTTGCCAGCGCTGACAGCTGCTACATTAGCTAGTTCACTGTCTTCTACCTGCAAATGATCATTTATGCTTACTGGTAACTACACATTCATAACAGTTAGCTTACTCAAAAAGGGTAAATTACCTGTGATATTACCTCTTTTGACATCAACTTGAGCTCAGCTACTAATGCTTTAGTAGTCTTCTCAATACCCATGGTGATCAGAACGGGGTTCGCACCCGCTGCAACCACCTAGccagaaaaagggaaaagaaaaactCAACTTAAATATGTATTACACACGCAATCATTGAATCAAGTGAGTCTCACAAAGCATCTTCATTAAAGAACCTTAACTCATGCGATTAGACCTTGTGCAAGAACAACAGAAGTAGTTGTCCCATCTCCAGCATAACAACATTGGATCGTCTGCCTAGAGTGCTAGAAGAAGATATGGACACCAACGAGGATAGCTAGCATTAGAACACCAGACCAACTATTTTCCAGTAAGTCTTCGAGAAGTTCCAACTCTAAGTGATTTAGAAACTCAGGAAAGTATTTCAGCTCTCACAACGAACATCAACAACAGTCGAGTAACAATAGAAAAACCCAAACTTCACATTAAATTCCATCTCAAACCAAAACTTCACAACCTCTCCCCCCATAACACAAGCTAGTTCCGAATTTCACATCCAAAAACAAGTTTCTCAATCACCCATATTCAAACTAGCATCTCAAACCTACAATTTTGACTTCATTACCCACATGACACTAAATATAACATCATTCACCCACTTACAAAACACAATTCGAAATGCACCCACCTCGAACTCGAAAACGTAAGTATCATTACTAGCTAGCCACTACAAAAACAATTCCTAACAAACCAAGCTACAGTCATACAAAcaaaattgaaccaattaagaAAATTTTCAATGCTTACTAAACACTCCTGATCTAAAAGCAACTTGAAAGAGAAGAACACCAAATAATTGAATTACAAAATTAATCcataaaatcaaattaaaccaaaacccaattaaaatcaaaactgaGAGCCTTTCTATATATAAGAAAGGGAAACATCAGAGTCAATGGTtgtatcatcatcatcttcgtGGTAACTGGTAAGAACAAGCTTCTCCTTCTTCAAGCTCagtcttattattattattactgcTAAATATGTGCTCAAACCCCTTTCTTCCTAAAGAAATCATCTCCAAAACGCGAAACGTTTCGATTCACAAAATAGTATGCAGCCTTTTTACAATTCCCCAGAAAACAAAATCACAAATTCTCGAACACCGAAGGAGATTGACCGCCGCAGACCAGAGAGCAGGACGAAGAACGggggagaagagagagaaagagaagaagtttgattttttttttttttaatttatgtcGAAGAACATCATTAAGGGCAAAATGGTAAACTACAGCTAACGGTGGACAAACGTCCGTTAACTCTAAGTGCATCTCATGAACATTACGAAAAATTAGGGGCATATTATGTGATTAGaaacacgcgagggtatttggtgcatttttgcaaatctcaggggcatttcatgaaaaaaccgttaatattattaattccacttgaactgaagcggcctctagctaggtattcagttcacttgatctcactgattttattaacttgttaattaatacttaaccgcatttattagacttagcattgaatgcatacttggaccaagggcattatttccttcacttactACACCGAAAcaatcaaacccaccataggggtacttaccACACTTaaactatgtagttttattgagaTCTAACGGAAAAATACAATAGAATTGAAGGAGAAGGGgcggaaataaccaaatttccgaAGAAAATTGGCTATTCCGCCctagaaaaccctaatttttgtaaACCCTAAGAAGAGAGACAAAAGAGGGAGAGAGGGGAGAAGCGGATTCATGCTATGTGCTTTACTGAAGTTATTTATGCGATTTCAGAGAATTCGAAGAATTTTTCAAGAAGTTCAAGATAATCAACATAATATTTTGCATAATATTATTTATAGAGTTGCTTGTAGAAGCATTGATGCAATGCGAGATTTTCTAGTTGCTTGAGTTGTAAAACAGATGATAGGTTCTTTTCGACCCTTCCTAGAAGGTGCACAGAGTTattaaggaaatgtgtccttcacccaaggtgcatcaGTCTAATAccaatttataaattaattacagAATACtgaattcagtaagatcaagtgatcagaacagctagTCGGAGCAATAtatccgatcagtgagttttaatccttattaggctcacaacttactcttgactgaacctacaaggtcacaccaatgtcATATAacattaaatgaatcggaaattcaattAATGGCTAATCGATaatttagttcggaaaacataaatatacgataagtCGTTAGATCTTAATCGTTATATCGTATTTCGTATATCGTAGGTTGGGCAGTACGAATAATCGTATAGTACAAAATTGGATCGTGTACGATGAATAATGGCCGCAAGGCCTTAGACGCAAATACGAGAAGGGGCAAGCAACACTTTGACCCacgagccaagcacgcaagagcgcaaggcccatgggcgctgcaacACTGCACAAGCGCGCAAAGGCAACAAGCCCATGGCCACGCTGAGAGCACGCGGGGgtgagcacaaggcagcaacaacaacaacacactgCAGAGCGCGGCCTAAGGCCCAGCTCCCCCGTGCGCGTTGTTTGGCCGCACGCTTGTCCGAGTGGCCAACCAAGGCTTTAAGCCTTTGGTCGGTTCTCTCCCTCATTCGTTCCTAGGTTTTATTAAAACCTAAACCTAGGGATTTCCATGCTACACTACATCAACCCTAGAACATACTTTGAATCCTAATTCTCTGTGTGCCACCTAGAGTGAGAATTTTCCGACAAGACAAACATCCTTGAAAAAGTTCTAAGCTAGTGGAAtcaaggcggatccgaacgtgccaGTGAACGGTTGTAGAGGAAATACACTTTAATTTGGAGTTCTTGATGGTGCCTGTGAGGCTAGTGGGAGTACACGCTACGAATGTATGTTACGATTAATCTATACTTTTGCATGTGATCTTGGTTATGGATAATGTTTCTGCATGTTAATTGGATTAGCATTAATTCTCAACAGTGGTATCAAAGCTTCTtgttttgaaattaattttaatgtaTTCTCATGAATTAATATGgtcaaaattattttattaatattcAGAATTTTGTCGGATTATTGGATTAATCGGTGAAAAAGTTGATGTTTCGTAAAGTATGAGATTTCGATGTTTCTTTACTGTTTTTTGGGTGGAAAcgacattctaaacacaattctaTGAACCTTAAACCAGACTTTTGAAATTCGGCCTCTAAGTCAGACCTTTTGAGGGTTTTtcgtttcgaaataattaattctTGAATAATTCagctttaaaaattaattatgatTGCTAATTAACATACAATTAATTGTAGATTTTCCTACTGGTTTATAATAGtttttatgaaatttataaaataatcttgtggctaattattaattataaacccGAATTCTGGAAAGCCtaattaatgtaattttttatcCAAACATTAATTGGATTGGTTGGTTAGATCTAAAATTATGCTTAGGTAAGTAGGGGAATATGTTTTCATGGTTAAATGACTCatttaaaaaaattcaagaattaatattttgattggatgcgttaattttaatcgttcacctaaaccataatttaataaaaatctaaaatttaacTGTTTAGAATAGTTGGATTGGTTTATCTAAGCGTTCAAAAATGTTGTTGATTGGATtagttcattaattttgaataatgttagcctagatttattacattaaaataatattaaatcacccactttaattattttcgtaataTTAACAATTAGATTTGTTAAATTTATGAAAATTTAAAATCATGTAACTTTTCGTTTGGGAAACCGAAAATCGGATTGATGTTTCGTATGGACGAACAAGCATTTCCCTTGGGCAACAACTACTGTCCGTGTGCGCGCATAGGCATGGGCTGGGCGCCATGCTAGGCGCGTTGTGCGAGACGAAGGGAAGGTAAGCAGGCTGACAAGGTTGGAGGTGAGCGTTTTGACGCGCGAGGCTTGTTGCCTCCCAAGCAGCGAGCGTAAAGCTCGCGCATGAGCAGCGATGGCGCGCGCTCATGAACACAACAATTAGCGAAGGCCTTGCGGTCTGTTACTCGTGCGGTGGGGCGCTGCACAACACAtcgatgggctgggcgcaagcccacGCCCTCGTTGCATCGTTTTGTGCATTTTcgctttattttttaataagggCCCCATGTTTGGGTTATGGACTTGCGGTTTCACGTAGGGGCTAACGacttgaattatttattttattttattttacatgGGTTGGGCGGTAAgtttactatttaaaattaaaagttcaaggtttattggtttaagtggaagccttttttaatgaaaaattggaaattaattattctaattaataTTTCGTAGGACGGtcacttttaattaaattaaatattttattagaatataattaagttttaagaatttaaaattgattaattatttttagagCGTGTGTACATGaacgtgattttaattaatcatgtaaattTTGTGTAAGCTTGCATGCTTGGGACATTCGTCTTAGAGTACGAATAGGTGAATGTATACTATAGTATATTGCATTGCAAGTTTGgaggtgactagtatgacccaactaggatataatatACGATATGCGAACCGTTTTAAATCAAGGCCCCATGTTTGGGTTATGGGCTTGCGGTTGCACGCAAACGCTAATGACTTGGactttttaaattatttcattttgtttacTTGGCTGGGCCGtaattttaatatttaaaattaaaagttcaaggtttattggtttaagtgggagcttttaatgaaaaattggaaattaattatattaattaatttttcgtaGGACGAtcacttttaattaaattaaatatttcattagaatataattaagattaataatttggagTCGATTAACTTTTTAGAGAGTGTATACATGAATGTGATTATAATTAGTCATGTAAATTTTGTGTAAGCTTGCTTG
This Spinacia oleracea cultivar Varoflay chromosome 6, BTI_SOV_V1, whole genome shotgun sequence DNA region includes the following protein-coding sequences:
- the LOC110800083 gene encoding chaperonin 60 subunit beta 2, chloroplastic-like isoform X1 encodes the protein MGIEKTTKALVAELKLMSKEVISQVEDSELANVAAVSAGNNREVGSMIAEAMSKVGRKGVATLEEGKSDENGLYVVERMQFDRGYNFTLFCY
- the LOC110800083 gene encoding chaperonin 60 subunit beta 2, chloroplastic-like isoform X2, whose amino-acid sequence is MGIEKTTKALVAELKLMSKEVEDSELANVAAVSAGNNREVGSMIAEAMSKVGRKGVATLEEGKSDENGLYVVERMQFDRGYNFTLFCY